One genomic region from Clostridium saccharobutylicum DSM 13864 encodes:
- a CDS encoding methyl-accepting chemotaxis protein has translation MNIKTIKAKLIITISTILLVVSSGLGIVSYINSSKALVSNITKTLPQIAIQASNTVQANLDKQLDSMEVTSESILINNDSSDKIVNILKMESKRNGSIKMGYADANGNISYSDGETGNIKDTIYFKKSISGENYIDDPVVNENKTTMTITYSVPVKSDNSIVGVLVSVRDGMELSDMIKKIAFGKTGSAYMINSKSNSIAYMDPGMPLNQYNSIKEAEKNPSLNDIAAMQKRMIAGETGLSSYTFNGKEAYGGFAPVPKENWSIVVILDKSELLSELDSLKISIAIYSLIFLIIGIFIIYFIAHKLSKRIKYSSESLNILSTGDFTSEVNEEYLNYNDEIGDTIKSMHTMQNSIKDMIKISKDSSVIIDNDSTNLSNISQQMASSSNNIANSIEEVANGIGSQANDLIEITSILNIFNNKLEDIVNNIKDVDKNALSMSELANNSNSTMKLLMNAVNGIGISFKNLSNKILNFSNNIKEVNNIVNIINSIADQTNLLALNASIEAANAGEAGKGFAVVANEVRTLAEQTKISSDNITNLICDISKDTNIITENTNDMKTELESQVEIINKTMESFEEIINAVTIIIPKVQSINRSAIEVGKDKNDILDKIESASAIAEEISASSEEITASTDEMNNLSNVVASTAIALTDMTKKMIEQQNKFKI, from the coding sequence ATGAATATAAAAACTATAAAAGCAAAATTAATTATTACAATAAGTACAATATTGTTAGTTGTGAGTAGTGGACTTGGAATTGTTTCATATATAAATTCTTCTAAAGCTTTAGTTTCTAATATAACCAAAACATTACCTCAAATTGCTATTCAAGCTTCAAATACTGTACAAGCTAATTTAGATAAACAATTAGATTCCATGGAGGTGACTTCTGAAAGTATTTTGATTAACAATGATTCTTCAGACAAGATAGTTAATATATTAAAAATGGAATCAAAAAGAAATGGCAGTATAAAAATGGGATATGCAGATGCTAATGGTAATATCTCGTATAGTGATGGAGAAACAGGTAATATTAAAGATACGATTTATTTTAAAAAATCTATTTCAGGTGAAAATTATATAGATGATCCTGTAGTTAATGAAAATAAAACTACAATGACTATTACATATTCAGTACCAGTGAAATCTGATAATTCAATTGTAGGAGTATTGGTTTCTGTAAGAGATGGAATGGAACTAAGTGATATGATAAAAAAGATTGCATTTGGTAAAACTGGAAGTGCATATATGATAAATAGTAAGAGCAATAGTATTGCTTATATGGATCCAGGCATGCCGTTGAATCAATATAATTCAATAAAAGAAGCTGAAAAAAATCCAAGTCTTAATGATATAGCCGCTATGCAAAAGAGAATGATTGCTGGGGAAACAGGTTTAAGTTCATATACTTTTAATGGGAAAGAGGCATATGGAGGTTTTGCACCAGTACCAAAGGAAAATTGGTCGATAGTAGTTATATTAGATAAATCAGAACTTTTATCAGAACTTGATTCTTTAAAAATTTCTATAGCTATATATTCACTAATATTTTTAATTATTGGGATTTTCATAATTTATTTTATTGCTCATAAATTATCTAAAAGAATTAAATATTCATCAGAATCTTTAAATATATTATCTACTGGAGATTTTACTAGTGAAGTAAACGAAGAATATTTGAATTATAACGATGAAATTGGTGATACGATAAAGTCAATGCATACAATGCAAAATTCAATTAAAGATATGATTAAAATTTCTAAAGATAGTTCTGTGATAATAGATAATGATTCAACTAATTTATCAAATATTTCACAACAGATGGCATCTTCATCAAATAATATAGCTAATTCAATTGAGGAGGTTGCAAATGGAATAGGTTCACAAGCGAATGATTTGATAGAAATTACTTCAATTTTAAATATCTTTAATAATAAGCTTGAAGACATAGTAAATAATATTAAAGATGTAGATAAAAATGCTTTATCAATGAGTGAACTTGCAAACAATAGTAATTCTACTATGAAGTTATTAATGAATGCTGTAAATGGCATTGGTATATCATTTAAAAATTTATCAAATAAAATACTTAATTTTAGTAATAATATAAAAGAAGTAAATAATATTGTTAATATAATCAATTCAATTGCAGATCAAACTAATTTATTAGCATTAAATGCTTCTATAGAAGCAGCAAATGCTGGTGAAGCGGGAAAAGGATTTGCAGTAGTAGCAAATGAAGTAAGAACTTTAGCTGAACAAACAAAAATTTCATCAGATAATATTACTAATTTAATATGTGATATTTCTAAAGATACTAATATTATCACAGAAAATACTAATGATATGAAAACAGAACTTGAGAGTCAAGTTGAGATTATAAATAAAACGATGGAGTCTTTTGAAGAAATAATTAATGCAGTTACAATCATAATTCCAAAGGTACAATCTATAAATAGATCTGCTATAGAAGTTGGGAAAGATAAGAATGATATATTAGATAAGATAGAAAGTGCATCTGCCATAGCGGAGGAAATATCTGCATCGTCAGAAGAGATAACAGCTTCGACAGATGAGATGAATAATCTATCCAATGTAGTAGCATCAACAGCCATTGCTTTAACAGATATGACTAAAAAAATGATTGAGCAACAGAACAAGTTTAAAATATAA
- a CDS encoding MarR family winged helix-turn-helix transcriptional regulator yields MNKEDFQKLILNIVNFYTIFNIEFTDLIPDLSNSEISPLLSKILNVIHLEGTTTSSKLSKRLNIPISNISRSVNTLNNLGYLIKKQDSKDKRIVYLSLSPKALEFISTILTESEETFLERFNVLSLEEIVTISMSLATLKGLFIKMRDLNLNKKSDI; encoded by the coding sequence ATGAATAAGGAAGATTTTCAAAAATTAATACTAAATATAGTCAATTTTTATACAATTTTTAATATAGAATTTACAGATCTTATACCAGATCTTAGTAATTCTGAAATTAGTCCTTTGCTTTCAAAAATTTTAAATGTTATTCATTTAGAAGGTACTACTACATCATCAAAGTTAAGTAAAAGACTAAATATTCCAATTTCTAATATAAGTAGAAGTGTAAATACACTTAATAATCTTGGATACTTAATAAAAAAACAAGATTCAAAAGATAAGAGAATAGTTTATTTATCACTATCGCCAAAAGCTTTAGAATTTATTTCAACTATTCTTACAGAGTCTGAAGAAACTTTTTTAGAGAGATTCAATGTACTATCATTAGAAGAGATAGTAACTATATCTATGTCATTAGCTACATTGAAAGGTTTGTTTATTAAAATGCGAGATTTAAATTTAAATAAGAAAAGTGATATTTAA
- the cax gene encoding calcium/proton exchanger, with protein MKVLKYMLIFIPISFIAEFMHASSSIMFILAALSIVPLAGLMGEGTEEISFYSGPKIGGFLNGTFGNATELIISFFALKQGLFEVVKSSIAGAVIGNVLLVLGASMLAGGLKHKTQTFNKKVVEVSSSMLLFAVVGLCIPALFTHTVDVALLNTRYESLSIFVAIVMIAIYILSLIFSFFTHKDIYSADIEEEGLTAKWSLKKAISVLVISTVLIAIESEFLVSGIESITKSLGLSEFFVGIIIIPIIGNAAEHSTGVVMAMKNKMDVALEIAIGSSLQIILFVAPVLIFLSLLFTPMSIIFNQFELIALIVAVLIVNRVSNDGESNWLEGVQLLAVYFIIAASFFIL; from the coding sequence ATGAAGGTATTAAAGTATATGCTTATATTTATACCAATAAGCTTTATAGCAGAATTTATGCATGCATCATCATCTATAATGTTTATATTAGCTGCACTATCAATAGTTCCGTTGGCTGGTCTTATGGGAGAAGGTACAGAGGAAATTTCTTTTTATTCTGGACCTAAAATAGGTGGCTTTTTAAATGGAACCTTTGGAAATGCCACTGAACTTATAATATCATTTTTTGCTCTTAAACAAGGTCTTTTTGAAGTTGTTAAATCATCAATAGCTGGTGCTGTAATAGGTAATGTATTATTAGTACTTGGCGCAAGTATGCTTGCTGGAGGGTTGAAACATAAAACTCAAACATTTAACAAGAAAGTTGTTGAAGTTTCTTCAAGTATGTTGTTATTTGCTGTTGTTGGCCTATGTATACCAGCATTATTTACACATACTGTAGATGTTGCACTTCTAAATACAAGATATGAAAGTTTAAGTATTTTTGTTGCTATAGTTATGATTGCGATATATATATTAAGTTTGATTTTTTCATTCTTTACTCATAAAGATATATATTCAGCTGATATTGAAGAGGAAGGTCTTACGGCTAAATGGTCATTAAAAAAGGCAATATCAGTATTAGTTATTTCTACAGTATTAATAGCTATAGAAAGTGAATTTTTAGTAAGCGGTATAGAATCTATAACTAAAAGTTTGGGGCTTAGTGAATTTTTTGTGGGTATAATAATAATACCTATAATAGGAAATGCAGCTGAGCATAGTACAGGTGTTGTTATGGCAATGAAAAACAAGATGGATGTAGCTTTAGAAATTGCTATAGGATCTAGTTTGCAAATAATATTATTTGTAGCTCCAGTGTTAATATTCTTAAGTTTACTGTTTACGCCTATGAGTATAATATTTAATCAATTTGAGTTAATAGCACTTATAGTAGCAGTGCTCATAGTTAACAGAGTGTCAAATGATGGAGAATCTAACTGGCTGGAGGGAGTACAACTTCTTGCGGTATATTTCATAATAGCAGCGTCTTTCTTTATTTTATAA